In Salvia miltiorrhiza cultivar Shanhuang (shh) chromosome 4, IMPLAD_Smil_shh, whole genome shotgun sequence, the DNA window CTGGAGCAAACACTACCGTCATAAGTGGCCACTTGCTCTTTGCCACTGTCGAATCAATGGATGTGTCGTCGTACCACCTCGACACCTGAAGGACAACTGGCAACAATCTCAGTAAAGGTAATAAATCACCAACTCGAGCATCCTGTTGTCGAGGTGTTAGCTTGTGGAATACTGGGTCATAGACCTCGCAAACGGCTTCTCCTAACCGAATCCGACATAGGATAAAATGGTGGCCAATTATGACTGGCATGAGAACCTATGACAAACCACAATgaattgataagaaacaacGATAGAGCACAAATGACAAGTAACAATAATTGTTTAACTGATAACCTGTGCGGCATCCATCCATCCTATATGACCAGGAGGAAGTTCATGGCCCTTAAGTGATTTTCCACGTACTTGGCAGATCCAGTCTATATCAGGCTGACAATCATCAGTCATGTTGTACTAGTCAATACATGAAACTCCTTGGGGCCGAACTCACTTCGTGGCCACTTCTCCAATAGAGCGTTCCACTCTTTCTGGAGGTATATCTACAGATCAaataagtaattaataatttatatccgcaccaatgaaaacatataaataatgaaagtttactTACAAACCAATCCGTGTCTACTATGATTGTATTATTCATATCTACGTCATCCAGTAAATCCAGGGAACCTCGAAGTCTATTTCTCAAGGACAAGAAATACAAGTCAATATCCTgcaacaaagttaaaatcaatAAGTTAGTAGACAGTAATTTAACAATGTTaaaatcaatagattatttacCCCAGTCGAGAATTCCTGGCTGACATTATCCACCCGCGCGAAGTCGTCGTACTCCCGCAAACCACCACTTGCCTTGACATAAATCTCACCAGGCCTACCCTCTCGACACCTAGCCATCCACTTCTCATAATGGTCACTGCATTATTGTGTCACTGGACGTGGcatttggctattaacccaaggCGATCTCTGAAAGTTAGACGGACGCCTCACCCTCTGACTGCGACGCGGGAGCTCTGCTGGCGGCTGCTCTGCCGGCGGCTACTCTGGGTGCTGCAGCAGCAGTACCTGTGGCTGCTCTGCCTGTGGATCAGGCTCCTCCGTCTGAGCCTGCCCTGCCGAACTGGACTGTCCCCACTCAtgtggtgcaatagaagtgagcGGTTCAGCAAAGAATATCGGGGTCTCTGTGCTATACTGCGGCTTCAGGAATGGGGAAGACCAATGAGGGTAGACCTGGGTCGACCAGTCAAAAGTCTGCTCTGCCGGTGTGTAGTCGCCCTGAACAGACTGATTCATGGACCGCCACTGCTCGTTGTAATCCGGGGTCTCTGCTGGGCGGGAATGGGCATAATCTGAAGGGCGTGATGGGTAGGCCTGGGTCTCTGGATGGCGTGGTTCCTCATCGCGGGGGTCGTTGTCGCAGGGACGTGAAACGCTTGGCCCTGAAGCGTCGGGCCCTGAAGCACTGGGTGGAGGAGACCGTCGCTGTGGAGGAGACCGTGGCTGGTAATCATCAGGGGACCGTCGCTGGTCATCATCATCAGGGGAGTCGGGCACTGGGAAATGTTTGCTCTTCTTGCACCTATCCTTTTTACCCTTGCCCTTCAGTTTATCCACGAATTTGCCGAAGGCCTTCTTAATCTCCTGACGGATCGTCTTCTTCACCCACTTACGGTCCACCTCACCCTCGCTGGGACTGGATACAGACCGAGATCCGCTCGACGATGAAGAAGTATGCGGCGCTGGGCGCTTGCCCGGATCTactgaatgacgagccggctcgtggggtcgagcatccctcacagggccCCGAACACTGTGACTGCGAGTCATACGAGGTTGACTAGGTACATCCTCCTCGTCCCCGCGCTCCTCCACAACACGGGCTCCGGTCTGCTGTGGAAATTGGACACCCCGAGCTAATGGGTTGTCGGGGGGCTTGAAGCTCACCGAGAGTTCGCCCGGTGTCAGCGCTGATATGAAGTAGTGATTCGACAGATCGTCACCATCGGGCTCCAGGGGCAGGACACCACCCTAGAAAGCaacaaagataatatattagAACATAAGTAAAACCAGTAACGGTGAAACACTAAATCTTAAATAACTGATTACCTGTCCCTCGAATAGATCGCGCAGACCGTGAAGCCGGGGCTTACCCCTGAAAGTCCATCTCAAACACCGAGGGTGCGCTGTCGGATCACCGCTAGATGCTGCGACCATGTGTCCGAAGCCCGGGACGCGCTCCAATGCCCAGAcatataaagcccacgaaggaccgtagaagtgatacttctCGCCGGTTCCTATCTCATGCGTATAATGGCATAACATCTTATACGAATACGCGCCccaggggaatctatcaaatgtAGCCAGATCATCCACCAAAACCCAAAGCCACGGCTGTACCCGCGTATCCAACCCAAGAACAAGGGTGTGAGCCACACACACGAGGACAGCACGAAGGTACAGGCTCCCATCCTCATCATCCACTCAACGATCCAAATCGCACACGCGTTTGATGAGCGACTGTATGGTCATGCTTCGCGTACCGCAGAATCGTCGGTATGCCTCCACGCGACTGCAGTCGTGCTGTAACGTCGCATCGAACCTCGATCCCCCGAAATTGAGCCCAGTCACTAATGTGTAGTCCACAGGGGAAAATCTGACTCGTGCTCCGCACAGAAAGAAGCACATCTCATTTTCTTCTGACACAATCTGCCTCGATACAATCTGGTGTAATGCTTTATTGCTCTTCGGGCCGGGCCTCCAATCAGTGAAATGCCCAAAACATGATGCTCTAAATCTTCCCAATAAATCTGAATTGCACTGTTCGCCGAccacatttaaagtttcaaccagCTCCGGAAAATGTGAATCCCTATAGTAGGTGCTGATAGCAACCTCCGTCTGGTCTATAGTGTCGCGACGAAGATATGGGACATTcgcctattcatttacaaaatgaatacatattaaattcagtaaaatatttaaaaataatacaaataggcataattaaaaaagaggcgaaattaattaataccaagcaattaaattaaataatattaaaattcagtaattcagtaaaatagtaaaattcaagtaaaatcgtaaaattcagtaaaatattaaaacattTCCTTtgagtaatactccctccgtcccgttaataatggcacgttttcctttttgggctgtcccgttattgatggcacgtttcctattttggaaaaaataagggattgattaatgttaattaaaatcctaattaaaagcctaattaaacactttaaaaaaatactctcaCTCttaacactctctctctctctcccaattACTCTCACTCGCCGtctctcctcctcctctcctcGGCGACTCCGTCTCTCCTCCTCTCCTCGGCGACGCCGTCTCTCCTCCTAGCGCCACCACcaccctccaccgcctccacacCTCTGCGCTTGCTCCATCCGCCGCCGGCTCCGAGATCTGAGCGGCTCCATCGTCGCGCCTCCACCCCTCCGAGAAAACCATATCAGCGGCCCGGCGGTGGTCTGAGTgtgacgccgccgccgcctctacCCCTATGAAGGCCGCCTTCTCCGCGATTTGAGTCCTTCCTTCCTGTTGGTGGTTCCGCCTCCAAAAATTAGGGCCCGATGCTCACCCAAGCTTTGATGTGCTTCGCCGGCGACGACAGCGGAAATGGCGGAAATCTGGGTTTGTAAGTTTTGATATTCAATCAGTCAAAATCTGGGTTTGTAATTTTGTGAGAATTTATTAAAATGCTTCGAGCCTCACtttttggtgattggagatggGTTTGTAATTTTAGTGTTTGAAAACCCATCTGTAATTTTTCGCCGCATTTGGGTGTAAtttttggtgattggagatggGTTTGTAATTCTTTGGGTGTAATTTTTCGTGCatttttttggattttgtgTTTGACAACCCATATCTCGCCTTTCTTCCTTCCCTCTCTTCCACCGCCTTCCCTCTGTTGTCGCCGGAGTTCTGTAAAGGGAGGGTCGGTGGTGGCTTCTCTGCCTTGGCCAGATCCGATAGTACAGGGCCTACAAGCTTGAGTTGAGATCTGAAATTAGTGGCATTAGTTGCAGAATTTCTTGGATTTCTTGAATTTGGGGGAAACACATTTGTTGGACGGAGATGAGGAGGACAGACGAGGCGAAGGGAAGTACTTCATTCGTCTCCCTTTACAGAACATTACTCGCCGGTGTTGATGAAGAAGagagttatttaaattttattaactaTATTTAACATTAATTAACAATAACATTAAACATGTGGTCCCTACAACTTTTCTCTTAATAACactctccttaatacccgtgccgaaaagaaacgtgccgttaataacgggacggagggagtattaaaatattaaaattcagtaatattaaactgcaattaaattcagtaaaattcagcaatttaatattaaattcagtaaaattcgagtaattcagcaatttaatattaaattcagtaaaaattcagtaaaaaatattaaactgcaattaataccaagcaatttaattaaattcagtaatatattaaaaaactgcaatttaattaataccaagcaataacattttcaataattaataattaaacaattataattaaattaaattcagtaaaatagtaataattaacgtaaacatacagatagatttaataaagtattttatgcctaaagagaaactatccggccggtgaagtgtcCGATAAAATGAATCcggccgggtacatttcagaAATAAACTGTTCCGGCCGGACGCATTATTCCGGGCATAGTGCCGGCCGGATAGTTTCACAATAggcataaaataatttattttattaaattgtaCAAAACCCACATAAACAATGCAATGTAATACCCAGCAAAACTCgcaataataattcaataatgattacttaaacaaatataattaaattaaattcagtaaattactaactgataaatataaacatacaactcattaaaatggaatattttatgctaaaaaacgatcgatccggccggtgaagttccCGGAAAAATCAATCCGGCCGTATGTTTCATATAAATAATGTACTCGGCCggatcgatttatccggccacttcaccggccggatcgattgttttttagcataaattattctattatattgaatttcatgaaaattaaaaataaaaacctgtgaagaagatgccaTGGATGAGTCCGACGTGCTTCAATATTTTGAACTCTCTCGGTGggtaaaaaaaagtgaagaagccgatATGTGTGGTGAGTAAAAAACCCTAGTGAAGGAAGGTAAATATAGTGTTAAATAGAGATAGATATATGGACGAAAATAAAGTGATTGAAGCCGATACAATcggctttatgtctatcaaaagagaatcaatttttttagtaaGATTTTTTTGTCCTTTATGTATCGGTTCTTGCATAATTCACTTggtaacatgcatgatttttttgggtaacaagcatgcatttatttgggacggattttgaatatatatatatatatgaggcgAAATTTAACACTTTTGGCTATTAAcactatataaattttaaatttaaagatatggattaattaacacgatatatatagtgttatatactatatatcaacattcaagaataacacaatatatatatatatatatatatatatatata includes these proteins:
- the LOC131022338 gene encoding uncharacterized protein LOC131022338; translation: MLCHYTHEIGTGEKYHFYGPSWALYVWALERVPGFGHMVAASSGDPTAHPRCLRWTFRGKPRLHGLRDLFEGQGGVLPLEPDGDDLSNHYFISALTPGELSVSFKPPDNPLARGVQFPQQTGARVVEERGDEEDVPSQPRMTRSHSVRGPVRDARPHEPARHSVDPGKRPAPHTSSSSSGSRSVSSPSEGEVDRKWVKKTIRQEIKKAFGKFVDKLKGKGKKDRCKKSKHFPVPDSPDDDDQRRSPDDYQPRSPPQRRSPPPSASGPDASGPSVSRPCDNDPRDEEPRHPETQAYPSRPSDYAHSRPAETPDYNEQWRSMNQSVQGDYTPAEQTFDWSTQVYPHWSSPFLKPQYSTETPIFFAEPLTSIAPHEWGQSSSAGQAQTEEPDPQAEQPQVLLLQHPE